DNA from Candidatus Methylomirabilota bacterium:
GCCGCAACTGCCAGGCACGCATCTCGTGGCGGTACCCGGTGGTCGAGCTACTCACGGCGGTGCTGTTCCTGCTGGCCGCCCGGCGGTTCGGACCGTCGCTCGATCTCGGCGCGGCGCTCCTCCTGTTGGCGGCCCTTGTCGCGATCACCGGCATCGACCTGGACCACCAGATCATCCCCGACGTCATCACGCTGCCGGGCATCGCTGTCGGGGCCGGGATGGCTATGGCCCTCCATCCTGCCGCCTGGCTCGACACGCTGTCCGGCATCCTGGTCGGCGGCGGCCTCTTCCTGGTGATCATCCTGGCGAGCGGCGGAGGCATGGGCGGGGGCGACATGAAGCTCGGCGCCATGATGGGAGCCTTCCTCGGCTGGAAGCTGGTGCTTCTAGCCATTCTTCTCGGGGTCTTCGGCGGAGGCGCCGTGGCCATCGGGCTTCTAATAAGCGGGGCCAAGGGGAGGAAGGACCCCGTGCCCTTCGGTCCGTTTCTGGCCTTAGGAGCCGTGATAAGCCTTCTTTGGGGGAGCATCCTTTGGGCCTGGTATCTTGGCCGATTTTTGAGCTGAAACCGGTTTCAAGGGGGTCCCAGCTGGCCCCTTTCTTGCTCGATTACTAGCGCATGAAACTTACACGTCCACGTGGGGGCCCGGCCCAGAGTCAAGCCGGTTTCAGCCTCGCCGAGCTGACGGTTCTTCTGGCCGTGGTCGGGGCTCTCTTCAGCCTGTCCCTCCCGGCGTTCATCACATACTACCAAAGCGCCCAGGTGCGGGGGGCGGCCGCCGATGTCGCCGCCTATGTGAACCAGGGCCGCCAGCTCGCCATCCAGCTGAACTGCTCCGTCGCCGTACAGATCGCCGCGACGACGATCACGTACACAAGGCAGGCGAACTGCCAGGTCCCGGGCGTTTGGACGGGAGCAGGCACGAACGCTGCTGGCAATATCCCGGCACCAGACGGCATCACCCTCGCTGCCAGCGCCAGCCCGGTCTTCAACAGCCTGGGCGCCGCCGCTCCGGCCGCCACCCTCAC
Protein-coding regions in this window:
- a CDS encoding prepilin peptidase, which gives rise to SHVRLRYPARPEASLLYNPVVLPPLFLEATCFLFGLVIGSFLNVVIARLPDGRSVVRPPSACPACGSSIRWYDNVPVVSWLWLRARCRNCQARISWRYPVVELLTAVLFLLAARRFGPSLDLGAALLLLAALVAITGIDLDHQIIPDVITLPGIAVGAGMAMALHPAAWLDTLSGILVGGGLFLVIILASGGGMGGGDMKLGAMMGAFLGWKLVLLAILLGVFGGGAVAIGLLISGAKGRKDPVPFGPFLALGAVISLLWGSILWAWYLGRFLS